TTCGCTTAAATAATGAACGCCGCGGTGAATGTTGGCATTATCTTCGGCATAATATTGTTGCAGGGTATCAATAACAATCTTGGGTTTTTGGGTGGTGGCGGCGTTATCAAGATACACGAGCCGATTGCCTTTGAATTGTTGTTGTAAAATAGGGAAATCTTGGCGAAGGATTTTTGGCTCAAGTCTCATGCGGCCTCCGCACAAAGGCTCCACTTCGTTAAATGTTCGCTAATGATGGTTTGAATATGATGGCGAACACTGTTCAAGGGGATGGTGGCTAATAAATCACTCGCAAAGGCGTGGATTAACATCTGCTGGGCCAATTTGCGGTGAATGCCACGCGAAGTTAGATAGAATAATTGGGATTCATCCAGCCGCCCAATGGTGGCGCCATGATTGCACTTTACATCGTTGGCAAAGATTTCTAAAATGGGTTCGGTATTAATGAGGGCCTCTTCGGATAAAAGTAAATTTTTGTTAGTTTGACGGGCGCTGGTTTTTTGCGCATGGGGCCTAACGACAATCCGCCCTTTGAAAGTGCCTTGGGCCTGCCCTCCCAAAATCCCTTTATATAATTCCTCGCTGGTGCAGTGAGGTTGAGCGTGATCGATGGTGGTGTGAAAATCCATCCGTTGTTTTTGTTCACCTAAAAAGAGGCCGTTAAGCATGCAACTAGCCCCGGGGGCGGCCAGCGTTGTTTGAAGGTTATTGCAGACCAAGCCACTACCCAAAGCAAAGGCATGCGACCTATATTGGCTGTCTTGGTTTTGTTGAATGCTTACATCGTTGCTATGCTTGGCTAGCCCGCCTTCTTGCTGGATTT
The sequence above is drawn from the Deltaproteobacteria bacterium genome and encodes:
- the sufD gene encoding Fe-S cluster assembly protein SufD; the protein is MSDQTWIQNLVEQYAVLKNLLHSQEGFHVVFINGHFAGHSPLSLPKGAILSHISSVLKQHPELLPNLPPQPSDGVFVLIPEDTQIEKPIFLDFVSIPNSQPIDVHSQNLIFMSPYAQSSIIENYSSLTPGAYSTHAVTKIVLAEGANLDHYQIQQEGGLAKHSNDVSIQQNQDSQYRSHAFALGSGLVCNNLQTTLAAPGASCMLNGLFLGEQKQRMDFHTTIDHAQPHCTSEELYKGILGGQAQGTFKGRIVVRPHAQKTSARQTNKNLLLSEEALINTEPILEIFANDVKCNHGATIGRLDESQLFYLTSRGIHRKLAQQMLIHAFASDLLATIPLNSVRHHIQTIISEHLTKWSLCAEAA